Proteins found in one Arthrobacter pascens genomic segment:
- the leuA gene encoding 2-isopropylmalate synthase, translating into MRNAQKPSGMPAHRYRPFQDQITVELPDRTWPDKVITAAPRWCAVDLRDGNQALIDPMSPARKMKMFDLLVRMGYKEIEVGFPSASQTDFDFVRQLIEGNHIPDDVTIQVLTQAREHLIERTYESLVGARQAIVHLYNSTSVLQRRVVFNQDEDGIMDIALQGARLCKKYEETLVDTHITYEYSPESFTGTELEYAVRVCNAVADVFKASADSQVIINLPATVEMATPNVYADSIEWMSRHLHPREGIILSLHPHNDRGTGVAAAELGYMAGADRIEGCLFGNGERTGNVDLVTLGLNLFVQGIDPMIDFSDIDDIRRTVEYCNQLPVAERSPYGGDLVFTAFSGSHQDAIKKGFEALERDAAAAGKDVADFTWQVPYLPVDPKDLGRSYEAVIRVNSQSGKGGVAYLLKNEHSLDLPRRAQIEFSGVIQKRTDTVGGEVSGAQLWQHFQDEYLPSAKADGQWGRYSLGSVSTETDEDGGMTLHASLTVDGVQVRRTGTGNGPIAALLSILREDGVDVRVLDYSEHALSEGGNAMAAAYVECAVGERVLWGIGIDANTSMSSLKAVISAVNRAIRDSRA; encoded by the coding sequence ATGCGAAACGCACAGAAGCCCTCAGGAATGCCTGCCCACCGCTACCGCCCGTTCCAGGACCAGATCACTGTTGAACTGCCGGACCGCACCTGGCCAGACAAGGTCATCACCGCCGCGCCGCGCTGGTGTGCCGTGGACCTGCGCGACGGCAACCAGGCCCTCATCGACCCCATGAGCCCCGCCCGGAAAATGAAGATGTTCGACCTGCTGGTGCGGATGGGCTACAAGGAAATCGAGGTCGGCTTCCCGTCGGCTTCACAGACCGATTTCGACTTCGTCCGCCAGCTCATTGAAGGCAACCACATCCCTGACGATGTCACCATCCAGGTCCTGACGCAGGCACGCGAGCACCTGATCGAGCGGACATACGAATCCCTGGTCGGCGCCAGGCAGGCAATTGTCCACCTGTACAACTCCACCTCCGTCCTGCAGCGTCGCGTGGTGTTCAACCAGGACGAGGACGGCATCATGGACATCGCGCTCCAAGGTGCCCGGCTTTGCAAGAAGTACGAGGAAACACTCGTTGACACGCACATCACCTATGAATACTCACCGGAGTCCTTCACGGGCACCGAGCTGGAATACGCCGTCCGGGTGTGCAACGCCGTCGCGGACGTCTTTAAGGCGTCCGCCGACAGCCAGGTCATCATCAACCTGCCCGCCACAGTGGAGATGGCCACGCCGAACGTCTATGCCGATTCCATAGAATGGATGAGCCGCCACCTGCACCCGCGTGAAGGAATCATCCTCTCCCTGCACCCGCACAACGACCGCGGTACGGGAGTTGCTGCTGCCGAGCTGGGCTACATGGCAGGCGCGGACCGGATCGAAGGCTGCCTCTTCGGTAACGGTGAGCGCACGGGGAACGTGGACCTGGTCACCCTGGGCCTGAACCTGTTTGTCCAGGGCATTGACCCCATGATCGACTTTTCCGACATCGACGACATCCGCCGGACGGTTGAGTACTGCAACCAGCTGCCTGTCGCCGAGCGTTCCCCGTACGGCGGAGACCTCGTCTTCACCGCATTTTCCGGATCGCACCAGGACGCCATCAAGAAGGGCTTCGAGGCGCTGGAGCGGGACGCCGCAGCCGCCGGCAAAGACGTCGCGGACTTCACCTGGCAGGTTCCGTACTTGCCGGTGGACCCCAAGGACCTGGGCCGCAGCTACGAGGCGGTCATCCGGGTCAATTCCCAGTCGGGCAAGGGCGGCGTTGCCTACCTGCTCAAGAACGAGCACAGCCTGGACCTGCCGCGCCGCGCCCAGATCGAATTCTCCGGGGTGATCCAGAAACGGACGGATACCGTGGGCGGTGAGGTCAGCGGCGCCCAGCTCTGGCAGCACTTCCAGGACGAATACCTGCCCTCCGCCAAGGCGGATGGCCAGTGGGGCCGCTATTCGCTGGGTTCCGTCAGCACCGAAACCGATGAGGACGGCGGCATGACCCTGCACGCCTCACTCACCGTTGACGGTGTCCAGGTCCGCCGCACCGGTACCGGCAACGGACCGATCGCCGCCCTCCTGAGCATCCTGCGTGAAGACGGCGTGGACGTCCGCGTCCTGGATTACAGCGAACACGCCTTGTCCGAAGGCGGCAATGCCATGGCCGCAGCGTATGTTGAGTGCGCAGTGGGGGAGCGGGTCCTGTGGGGCATCGGCATCGACGCCAACACCAGCATGTCGTCGTTGAAGGCCGTGATCTCCGCGGTCAACCGGGCCATCCGGGATTCCCGGGCCTGA
- the recO gene encoding DNA repair protein RecO: MVQQSFAARAYRDDAVVLRTHKLGEADRIITLLTKHHGQVRAVAKGVRRTSSRFGARLEPFMVADLQLVSGRSLDIVTQAVAKGAYGGNIAADYGRYTVAAAMTETAEKLTDVDGEAGTAQYNLLVGALASLSRDEHTPGLILDSYLLRALATGGWAPSFTVCARCGTPGPHTAFSAPLGGMVCGDCRPPGSPAPAAGTVVLLGALLTGDWPTADASSPVHRREAAGLVAAYLQWHLERVLKSFKHVERS; the protein is encoded by the coding sequence GTGGTCCAACAATCATTTGCCGCCCGCGCGTACCGCGATGACGCCGTCGTGCTGCGGACCCACAAACTGGGTGAGGCAGACCGCATCATCACCTTGCTGACCAAGCACCACGGGCAAGTCCGGGCTGTGGCCAAGGGTGTCCGGCGGACCAGCAGCCGGTTCGGTGCCAGGCTGGAGCCGTTTATGGTCGCTGACCTCCAGCTGGTGTCCGGACGCAGTCTGGACATCGTTACACAGGCTGTCGCCAAAGGTGCGTACGGCGGAAATATTGCCGCCGACTACGGACGGTATACGGTGGCTGCTGCCATGACAGAGACCGCCGAAAAACTTACTGACGTTGACGGTGAAGCCGGCACGGCGCAGTACAACCTGCTGGTCGGTGCCTTGGCTTCCCTGAGCCGGGACGAACACACCCCTGGCCTGATCCTTGATTCGTATCTTCTGCGTGCCCTGGCAACCGGCGGCTGGGCGCCGAGCTTCACGGTGTGCGCCCGCTGCGGTACGCCTGGTCCGCATACTGCCTTCTCGGCGCCGCTGGGGGGCATGGTCTGCGGTGACTGCCGGCCGCCTGGCTCTCCTGCTCCGGCTGCGGGAACCGTGGTTCTGCTTGGTGCGCTGCTGACGGGGGACTGGCCGACGGCGGACGCTTCCTCCCCGGTTCACCGGCGGGAAGCTGCCGGACTGGTTGCCGCCTACCTGCAGTGGCACCTTGAACGTGTCCTGAAATCCTTCAAACATGTGGAGCGTAGCTGA
- a CDS encoding isoprenyl transferase: MVLGKKNNPARKRTNPVIAPYPHPSGAVAPTIPAEFVPRHVAIVMDGNGRWANQRGLPRIEGHKAGEPALLDVMAGAIELGIEYVSVYAFSTENWRRSPEEVRFLMGFNKDVLRRQRNQLDEWGVRVRWSGRRPRLWGSVIRELEEAQDYTAGNSTCTLTMCVNYGGRAEITDAVSAIAAEVAAGRLKAGAITEKTIQKYLDEPDLPDVDLFLRSSGEQRLSNFLLWQSAYAEFVFMDTLWPDVDRRTLWDAVEIYAQRDRRYGGAVDAAPFSSGPGSA, encoded by the coding sequence GTGGTCCTGGGAAAAAAGAACAACCCTGCACGGAAGCGGACCAACCCGGTGATTGCGCCCTATCCCCACCCTTCCGGTGCCGTGGCCCCGACGATTCCCGCCGAATTCGTTCCGCGGCACGTCGCCATCGTGATGGACGGCAACGGCCGCTGGGCGAACCAGCGCGGGCTGCCGAGGATAGAGGGCCACAAGGCCGGTGAACCTGCGCTCCTGGATGTGATGGCCGGTGCCATCGAGCTGGGCATCGAGTACGTCAGCGTCTATGCGTTCTCGACGGAGAACTGGCGACGCTCGCCGGAGGAGGTGCGCTTCCTGATGGGTTTTAACAAGGATGTGTTACGTCGGCAGCGGAACCAGCTGGATGAGTGGGGCGTGCGGGTGCGGTGGTCCGGCCGCAGGCCCAGGCTCTGGGGATCTGTCATCCGGGAACTTGAAGAGGCCCAGGACTACACTGCCGGCAACAGCACCTGCACGTTAACCATGTGTGTTAATTACGGCGGCCGCGCCGAGATTACGGACGCGGTGTCCGCCATCGCCGCGGAGGTGGCTGCGGGAAGGCTGAAAGCCGGAGCCATCACCGAGAAGACCATCCAGAAGTACCTTGACGAACCGGACTTGCCCGATGTGGACCTGTTCCTGCGGAGCTCCGGGGAGCAGCGGCTGTCCAACTTCCTGCTCTGGCAGTCCGCATACGCAGAGTTTGTCTTTATGGACACACTCTGGCCGGACGTGGACCGCCGGACCCTGTGGGACGCCGTGGAAATCTATGCCCAGCGGGACCGGCGTTACGGCGGAGCGGTGGATGCGGCCCCGTTTTCCTCGGGACCCGGGTCCGCATAA
- a CDS encoding alpha/beta hydrolase: protein MNWQPDILGDGFEACTFRAAGNDGLERTATLVRFRPVGQEPIPVTGRRRTVLFLHGWSDYFFNVDLAQFWSRSGYEFYALDMHNHGRSLRPDTPGGFVADLADYDAEISKAIGIIGADVRHAKDGDPGTERTEVAPDRPPMLTLMGHSTGGLVAALWVSNHPGAAAQLVLNSPWLEIHGSSLVRRAASTMVGPVARFRPEAVLRLPERGFYWRTISSSADGEWTLDDRFRPPMAFPLRAGWLNAVLTGHAKVARGLGIEIPILVLLSGGSANGPFWTEEMRRTDAVLDVNIIALRALTLGRTVTVERIDGALHDVFLSPPKIRTDAYARLARWLRGYADPGPEENGAASTAPP from the coding sequence ATGAACTGGCAGCCCGACATCCTCGGTGACGGCTTCGAAGCGTGCACGTTCCGGGCAGCAGGCAACGACGGCCTGGAGCGTACAGCGACCCTCGTGCGGTTCCGGCCGGTGGGGCAGGAGCCCATCCCCGTTACCGGCCGCCGCCGGACCGTGCTGTTCCTTCACGGATGGAGCGACTATTTCTTCAACGTCGACCTCGCCCAGTTCTGGAGCCGCAGTGGGTACGAGTTCTACGCACTCGACATGCATAACCACGGCCGGAGCCTCCGCCCAGACACGCCCGGCGGCTTTGTGGCGGACCTGGCTGACTACGACGCGGAGATCAGCAAAGCCATTGGCATCATCGGAGCCGATGTCCGCCACGCAAAGGACGGTGACCCCGGAACGGAGCGTACCGAGGTAGCGCCGGACCGGCCGCCCATGCTCACGCTGATGGGTCACTCCACCGGTGGCCTGGTGGCCGCCCTCTGGGTGAGCAACCACCCCGGAGCCGCGGCGCAGCTGGTATTGAACAGCCCCTGGCTCGAAATCCATGGCAGTTCGCTGGTGCGGCGTGCGGCCTCAACCATGGTGGGTCCGGTGGCCCGCTTCCGCCCTGAGGCGGTCCTCCGCCTACCCGAGCGGGGCTTCTACTGGCGGACCATCAGCAGCTCCGCCGACGGCGAATGGACACTTGACGACCGGTTCAGGCCGCCAATGGCCTTCCCGCTGCGGGCCGGCTGGCTGAACGCCGTCCTTACCGGTCACGCCAAGGTGGCGCGGGGCCTGGGCATCGAGATCCCCATTCTGGTCCTGTTATCGGGTGGCAGCGCCAACGGCCCGTTTTGGACCGAGGAAATGCGCCGGACGGACGCCGTCCTTGACGTCAACATCATCGCCCTCCGGGCTCTGACTCTTGGGCGCACGGTCACGGTGGAACGGATCGACGGCGCATTACACGATGTTTTCCTGTCGCCACCCAAGATACGGACCGATGCCTATGCCCGGTTGGCGCGCTGGCTGCGCGGTTATGCGGACCCGGGTCCCGAGGAAAACGGGGCCGCATCCACCGCTCCGCCGTAA
- a CDS encoding quinone-dependent dihydroorotate dehydrogenase, translating into MRVYPTFFRLAFSWMDAERAHKIGFKGIRLAHTSGAGRLLQKFTAPAQSLQTTAFGLTFPSPFGLAAGFDKEGHGIEALTELGFGHVEVGTITGQAQPGNEKPRLFRLIQDRAVINRMGFNNDGAAAVESRLKASRAALQRKHPHVRPVIGVNIGKSKVVELDDAVGDYLISARSLAPAADYLVVNVSSPNTPGLRLLQDVETLRPLLTAVGEEADRSAGRHVPLLVKIAPDLSDEDIDDVARLALDLKLDGIIATNTTISRTGLTSPAEKIEKCGAGGLSGAPLKQRSLEVLRRLKDATGDAITLVAVGGVETAQDVQDRLDAGATLVQGYTAFLYEGPFWAARINRELAKNRRI; encoded by the coding sequence ATGCGCGTATATCCCACATTCTTCAGGCTGGCCTTTTCATGGATGGACGCCGAACGCGCCCACAAAATCGGGTTCAAGGGGATCAGGCTCGCACATACCTCCGGCGCGGGACGGCTCCTGCAGAAGTTCACGGCCCCGGCACAGTCACTGCAGACGACCGCCTTCGGGCTGACATTCCCGTCCCCTTTCGGACTCGCGGCAGGTTTCGACAAGGAAGGCCACGGAATCGAGGCACTCACCGAGCTTGGCTTCGGACACGTGGAAGTAGGAACCATCACCGGCCAGGCCCAGCCGGGCAACGAGAAACCGCGCCTCTTCAGGCTCATCCAGGACCGCGCAGTGATCAACCGGATGGGCTTCAACAACGACGGCGCGGCCGCTGTTGAGTCACGGCTCAAGGCATCCCGTGCCGCCCTGCAGCGCAAGCACCCCCACGTGCGTCCCGTGATCGGAGTGAACATCGGGAAGAGCAAGGTGGTCGAACTCGACGATGCCGTGGGCGACTACCTGATCAGCGCACGGAGCCTGGCTCCGGCCGCGGATTACCTCGTGGTCAATGTGAGCTCGCCCAATACGCCCGGGCTACGGCTCCTCCAGGACGTTGAGACGCTTCGTCCGCTGCTGACCGCGGTAGGGGAGGAGGCAGACAGGTCGGCAGGCCGGCATGTTCCATTGCTGGTCAAGATTGCCCCGGACCTGAGCGACGAAGATATCGACGACGTCGCCCGGCTGGCGCTGGACCTGAAACTGGATGGCATTATTGCCACCAACACCACCATCTCGCGGACCGGGCTTACCTCTCCCGCAGAAAAGATAGAAAAGTGCGGGGCCGGAGGTTTGTCCGGGGCGCCGCTCAAGCAGCGTTCCCTGGAAGTCCTCCGCCGGCTCAAGGATGCCACCGGGGACGCGATCACCTTGGTGGCCGTCGGCGGCGTCGAGACCGCCCAGGACGTCCAGGACCGGCTGGACGCTGGAGCAACCCTGGTCCAGGGGTACACGGCTTTTCTCTACGAGGGTCCTTTTTGGGCTGCACGGATCAACCGGGAGCTGGCCAAAAACCGCCGGATCTGA
- a CDS encoding DUF3043 domain-containing protein: protein MFGRKKEAPSAQESIDQQAAEAAARQDAAAGKGVPTPKRRAQEAARKRPLVPEDRKASKAAERQAVQDQRLKMRQALDTGDEKFLPLRDKGPQKRFARDYVDARLSLGEYLMFGALLFVIISLLVPASSEQMIYVLGGFWVMFLAVFVDVFILSRKLRKRLTEKFGEVERGTVWYGSMRALQFRKLRLPKPLVKRGDYPA, encoded by the coding sequence GTGTTCGGACGTAAAAAGGAAGCGCCATCGGCGCAAGAATCAATAGACCAGCAGGCCGCTGAAGCGGCCGCCCGGCAGGATGCCGCAGCGGGCAAGGGTGTGCCTACGCCCAAGCGCAGAGCCCAGGAAGCGGCGCGCAAGCGGCCGCTGGTGCCGGAGGACCGAAAGGCTTCCAAGGCCGCCGAACGCCAGGCCGTCCAGGACCAGCGGCTAAAAATGCGCCAGGCCTTGGATACCGGCGACGAGAAGTTCCTGCCGCTCCGTGACAAGGGACCACAGAAGCGATTTGCCCGTGATTACGTGGATGCCCGCCTCAGCCTTGGCGAATACCTCATGTTCGGCGCCCTGCTCTTTGTCATCATTTCCTTGCTGGTGCCCGCCTCGAGCGAACAGATGATCTATGTACTGGGCGGTTTCTGGGTGATGTTCCTGGCCGTGTTCGTCGACGTCTTCATTCTTTCCCGCAAGCTCCGCAAGAGGCTGACGGAGAAGTTCGGCGAGGTGGAACGCGGCACTGTCTGGTATGGCTCCATGCGCGCGCTGCAGTTCCGCAAACTCCGGCTGCCCAAGCCACTGGTCAAGCGCGGGGACTACCCGGCCTGA
- a CDS encoding dipeptidase gives MTSTPSATPHDSSSRNASSSEGVIDGQGLRSAVDRSFGATLVQLEELVAIPGIAWPSFDPAPLERSAQAVADLLRAAGLDDVQVLRSDKNDGSPGGPAVVARRKAAEGKPTILLYAHHDVQPPGDPALWQTEPFAAVEKDGRLYGRGAADDKAGIMAHVAAYAAVTEVLGEELGLGVTFFFEGEEEAGSPTFRSFLEVHRELLRADVIAVADSSNWKVGIPALTTSLRGLVDGTIEVQVLEHAVHSGMFGGPVLDAPTLLSRLIATLHDAEGNVAIQGLVSSDNVTVDLTEAEYRADASVLDGVRLAGSGTIASRLWTKPALSIIGFDAPGVDVASNTLLPRARAKFSLRLAPGQVPAEAMEAVRQHVEANAPFGAKVVFIPGESGSSFLTDTSSKAASLAMWALGEAWGVPAVEMGIGGSIPFIADLMEVYPDVQILVTGVEDPDSRAHSANESLHIGDFRNAVVAEALLLARLNADGLA, from the coding sequence ATGACGTCAACTCCATCTGCAACCCCGCACGACTCCAGCAGCCGTAACGCCAGCAGTTCCGAGGGCGTCATCGATGGGCAGGGACTGCGGAGTGCCGTCGACCGGTCCTTCGGTGCCACGCTGGTGCAGCTCGAGGAGCTTGTTGCCATTCCCGGCATCGCCTGGCCGAGTTTCGATCCAGCGCCACTGGAGCGAAGTGCGCAGGCGGTGGCGGACCTGCTGCGTGCTGCCGGCCTCGACGATGTACAGGTTTTGCGGTCCGACAAGAACGACGGCTCCCCGGGCGGCCCGGCCGTTGTGGCCCGACGGAAGGCCGCTGAAGGTAAGCCGACCATCCTTCTCTATGCCCACCATGATGTTCAGCCGCCCGGCGATCCTGCCCTGTGGCAGACGGAGCCGTTTGCCGCCGTCGAAAAGGACGGCAGGCTCTACGGCCGCGGTGCCGCAGACGACAAGGCGGGAATCATGGCACACGTGGCGGCCTACGCTGCGGTCACGGAGGTCCTGGGCGAGGAACTGGGCCTCGGCGTGACCTTCTTCTTCGAGGGAGAGGAGGAAGCCGGATCGCCCACCTTCCGATCCTTCCTGGAAGTCCACCGCGAGCTGCTCCGGGCAGACGTGATCGCAGTTGCCGACTCCAGTAACTGGAAGGTCGGCATTCCGGCCCTGACCACCAGCCTGCGCGGCCTGGTGGATGGAACCATCGAGGTGCAGGTCTTGGAGCACGCCGTCCACTCGGGCATGTTCGGCGGTCCTGTGTTGGACGCCCCGACGCTTTTGTCGCGGCTGATCGCCACCCTCCACGATGCCGAAGGCAACGTGGCCATCCAAGGCCTCGTGTCCAGTGACAACGTCACGGTGGACCTCACCGAAGCCGAATATCGGGCCGATGCGTCAGTGCTCGACGGCGTCCGGCTGGCTGGATCGGGCACCATTGCGTCACGCCTCTGGACCAAACCTGCCCTGTCCATCATCGGTTTTGACGCGCCGGGCGTGGACGTGGCATCGAACACGCTGCTGCCACGGGCGCGGGCAAAATTCAGCCTCCGCCTGGCCCCGGGGCAGGTGCCCGCCGAGGCAATGGAGGCTGTGCGGCAGCACGTTGAGGCCAACGCACCGTTTGGTGCGAAGGTGGTGTTCATCCCAGGGGAAAGCGGAAGCTCCTTCCTCACGGACACGTCGTCCAAGGCTGCTTCGCTGGCAATGTGGGCACTCGGGGAGGCCTGGGGGGTGCCCGCAGTGGAAATGGGGATTGGCGGATCAATTCCGTTCATTGCCGACCTCATGGAGGTCTATCCGGATGTGCAGATTCTTGTGACCGGTGTTGAGGATCCGGATTCCCGGGCGCACAGTGCCAACGAGTCGCTGCACATCGGAGACTTCAGGAACGCCGTGGTAGCGGAAGCCCTGCTGCTCGCCAGGCTGAACGCTGACGGCCTCGCATGA
- a CDS encoding HesB/IscA family protein — translation MSTATNENSTETTSAAGEELAAHEVNLTDVAAGKVRSLLEQEGRTDLRLRVAVQPGGCSGLIYQLYFDERLLEGDAVRDYDGVEVVVDKMSVPYLSGASIDFEDTISKQGFTIDNPNAGGSCACGDSFH, via the coding sequence ATGAGCACCGCAACAAATGAGAACAGCACCGAAACCACCAGCGCTGCCGGGGAAGAACTGGCCGCCCACGAGGTCAACCTGACAGACGTGGCCGCAGGCAAGGTACGCAGCCTCCTCGAGCAGGAAGGCCGGACCGACCTTCGCCTCCGGGTCGCCGTGCAGCCCGGCGGCTGCTCCGGCCTCATTTACCAGCTCTACTTTGACGAGCGGCTCCTTGAGGGTGACGCTGTCCGTGATTATGACGGCGTTGAAGTTGTAGTGGACAAGATGAGCGTGCCCTACCTCAGTGGCGCCAGCATCGACTTCGAGGACACCATCTCGAAGCAAGGCTTCACCATCGACAACCCGAACGCCGGCGGTTCCTGCGCTTGTGGAGATTCGT